Genomic window (Paenibacillus sp. 37):
CAAACGTCAACGTCCAGACAAAGTCACGTTCCTGACGTTGATCATTCTGTTTGGTGGAACCTTGCTGGCAGCGGGTTTCCTGGAACAAGGATTGGGTGAGTTTAACGGTCTGGGTATTACGCTTGGACTAATGGCAGCCGTAAGTTATTCCCTGTTTGTCTTGTTCAGCGGCAAAGCGGTTCCTTCAGCGCATCCAGCCTTCCGCAGTGCGTGGATGGTTACAGGCGGATTGATCCTTCTGTGCATTTTGTTCCCGCCGACATTCCTCTTTAACGGATTGATCTGGAGCCAGTTGCTTGTATTTGGATTGTTACTTGGATTCTTCGGGGCATTCATTCCACCCGTACTGTTTGCTATCGGCGTTCCGCATATTGGTGGTGACATGGCCGGAATCTTGGGTGCAGTGGAGCTTCCAATTGCAGTTTTGTTATCCTCAATCGTGCTCCATGAGCATGTCAGCGGATTGCAATGGTTCGGAGTTATCATTGTACTCATTGGTGTAGCCCTGCCAGAGTTGTATAAATTACGTATGAGACGAAGTCGGAATACACCGATATATTCCTGAGTTATACAAAAAGGGATATTGCGAAGTATGAACGGGAATACCCGTAGATAAGCCTGAGAAATCAGGCTTTTTTTATTGAAGTAATATGGCTCAATCGCAATAGCCCAGAGGGGTCATTTTCATTGTCACGCGAATCAGGTATGCTTAAAGAATAAATCCGTCTGTGGATTGAATATGGATGGGACATCGAATGAGGAGTGTTTATATGAAAAGCTGGTTTGGAAAAACATGGCCTTGGTTAACGCTGGGTCTGACCGTTGTTGTATTGCTTGGATCATTTTTGGTTTATTTTATGGGCAAAGACGTATCCCCAGGATCGGGAAGTGCGGTAACAGCACAAGCCGAGACTCCGGAGGATTTG
Coding sequences:
- a CDS encoding EamA family transporter — protein: MKYYLSVLAGAMSYGILSTIVVLAYGEGYKLGEVVGAQLITGFLLSWMLALYTRFRTKRKSQANGKTSGAVAQVFKRLSWKQRLLLMAAGTPTVITGLVYYQSLRYIPASLAIILLFQFTWISVLIQAISKRQRPDKVTFLTLIILFGGTLLAAGFLEQGLGEFNGLGITLGLMAAVSYSLFVLFSGKAVPSAHPAFRSAWMVTGGLILLCILFPPTFLFNGLIWSQLLVFGLLLGFFGAFIPPVLFAIGVPHIGGDMAGILGAVELPIAVLLSSIVLHEHVSGLQWFGVIIVLIGVALPELYKLRMRRSRNTPIYS